The genomic interval TTAATTCTTCCgtgaaaaaattttcaaatgttttgttttactCCTACGGTACTTTTTTTACTCGTcccttaaaattttcatttctaacGCTTGacttacaatatatatattatgcaCTTCACACGAAAACCTGAGGGGATTATTAGAGGTAATACACAATTAATTGCCAACTCGTGAATCATCGCCACAGcaaaacaattgaaaaaccaaaaaaagaaaagaatcaaacaaaattcgAATAAAAAGATAACGCATTGTCAgcttttgtttctcttttggCTTGGTTACGTTCAAAGAATCTACCACCCTTCTTTGTTTGGTCCCCTATCTTATCATTCAAACCCATCTCTTTTGTTTCTCTCAATCATTCATTAACATATAAGATAGACAAACCAGAAGAAGATTCAGCTTAAAACAATAACCCCAGGGGATTAATATGCCGAAGCTATGTTGTTTTGTGTGCTTAATAACAATATTGTTTCAACTCACAAATTTAGCAAGTTCAAAACGCCAACAAGTACCAACACCACCATTGCCTCTGTCACCACTTCCTTCATTTTCACAACTCAAATGGCAGCAAAGGGAGCTGATAATGTTTCTTCATTTCGGAGTGAACACATTCACTGACTCAGAATGGGGAACCGGCAATGAAAATCCTGAGATATTCAATCCCTTGGGGCTAGATGCAAACCAGTGGGTTAACACAGCGGCTGAAGCTGGGGTTTCGCTGATGATTCTGACAGCAAAACACCACGATGGTTTTTGCCTTTGGCCTTCGAAATTTACTGAGCATTCTGTGACTCATAGTCCCTGGAAACATGGACGCGGCGACGTCGTGCAAGAGCTTGTCAATGCGGCTAAAGCCCGTGGAGTCGATGTGGGGTTGTATTTATCACCCTGGGATCGCCATGATCCAAGATATGGTCATGACTTGCAATACAATGAATATTATTTAGCTCAGTTGCAAGAATTGCTCACAAGGTAtgtatcattaaaaaaaaaagatggttaattaattaattcacttgttgttatgtaatttaattgacacatgattttttttttttttttttttgttgtaaagatATGGGGATGTGAGGGAGATTTGGTTTGATGGAGCAAAAGGTTCAAATGCGCCAAACATGTCATATTATTTTACAGATTGGTTTGCGATGGTGAAGGAGCTGCAGAGCTCAATTAACATTTTCTCCGACGCCGGTCCCGACGTTAGATGGGTTGGTAATGAAAAGGGCTTCGCCGGAAGCACTTGCTGGTCCACGATAAATCGAACTTCACTGTCAATCGGAAATGGAAGCATTGTTGAGTGAGTGCTTCTATTAAAGCCATTGTCTTCACATGAACTTTTGCGTGGTGTCGGTGTCTATTGAAATTTACATAGTGGTTTACTTATCGCTTTTGGTTGTGAATTATTAGTAGCAAAATCGGTGCGTTTCAAAAGGTTTATAGTAAAATATTGACAGTAATTTTCAACAAATATTATCATCCGAAACTCctcaaaaaataagttaaCAATCTTCTCTCTTGTTACGttatattcttaaatttttcgCTCCTGGCACTCTTGgttttaatgtaatattattattagttgagaattaaaaacaaaaacttaaaggGATAAGATTTTCTATTGTAAGATTTGGAGTCCTATACTAAACAATATTACATTATGCTCATATTCTATACTTTGAACAAAAATATACATCCCACTAATGAATTCTATTTGAACCCACCATCGGGTTGATTAGTGGATCACAATTTCTATACCTCATTGGCTATGTACTACAATTGTCAACACTAGAAGCGAAAATTCGTAAAGTggctttattttttgttgttatctCAATTGGTTGAGTGTGCAcgtgaaacaaaagttaaaaaaatgagcACTTTTTCGGGTCGGCTGAGCTGATTGGGAACTAATTAAACAgctttattaataattttgcagCTATCTAAGCACTGGCGATGCGAAAGGGACAGATTGGTTGCCAGCAGAATGTGACGTTTCAATTAGAAAGGGGTGGTTTTGGCATAAATCCGAAACACCCAAGAAATTGAGTGAGCTTCTTGAGATTTACTATAACTCGGTGGGAAGAAATTGTGTGATGCTGCTCAATGTGCCGCCCAATACAACCGGGCTGATATCCGAAACTGATGTTCAGAGACTGAGAGAATTTGGAACAGCAATCGAcacaatattttctaaaaatttagcTGAAAATTGCTTTGTGAAAGCTAGTAGCCAAAGAGCAGGCAAAGGTGGTGGCTTTGGACCCGAAAATGTGCTAGATGATGATCATCTGCGGACATATTGGGCTCCAAGAGATGGTGATGGAATAAGTGATGACCACTGGATTGAAATTAGGGCAGCGGATGAAGGGCTGAGATTCAATGTGATCAGGATTCAAGAGGCAATTGGGCTTGGTCAAAGAATCAAACGGCAtgaaatttttgtggatgGTAAGTTAGTGGCAGAAGGAACCACAGTGGGGCACAAGAAACTTCACAGGCTTGAAAATGGAGTGATAGATGGGCACGTTGTGAGGATCAAAATAAAGGAATCGAGGGCAGTgcctttaatttcttcaattgGCTTGCATTTTGACCCTTATTGGCACCCAAATCGGCAGTCATTAACTTGAATCACGTGTGGCTTCTACATGAACCCTTTTCTCTTCTGTTTGCATGTGCTGGAGGGCCACGCCCATGTTCTGATGTTATATGATCTGTTTGTCTTATGTAATAAAAAGTTCACAAAAAGCATAAAGTGATAAAGCATAACTGCAATTGAAATTTCCGATGTTGCAATTACATTAGTAGTACTCGTTTCTCTCCCGAAATGCCTTgggagtaatttttttttttttcgtaataataatatgataatgAAGTGGCcaagccaaaaaaaattgacacaTGCAAAACTGACAAATtgtaaaagttaaatttatattcCAAAACTTATATCCAAAATAAACCATGCAGTTTTTGAATTCTTTATTCCAGTTTAAATTTGGATttgattctattaaaatttctatCACGAGTAACACAACTCAaaccagaaaaatatatataattttaaaagactACTATCTTAAATATTCctttcacattttttaataaataatccaAAGTTTCTATCTTGGATAAGCATATAGATGGAGCCCTTTATCCACGTGAAGTGTGAACATGGTTCTGTAAGTAGCTTCCTTAGTCTCATCCACAAGTTTGAATCTGAAGAATTGGAGGAGAACAGCTGCCAAGATTTTCATTTGCCTGTAAGCAAATTCCTTTCCAGGGCAAATTCGAGGGCCGGCCTATAATAGAACAAAAGAGCCATTGAGTAAGATGAATCAGGCGATTGTAAATTTAGATGGAAAAaatgtcatatatatatagacctGAAATGCGGCAAACTTATAAGGACTTTCTGATCGGAAAACGCCATTAACAAGCCATCTTTCTGGGCGGAATTCCTCTGCGTCCTCACCCCAAATGTAGGTCATCCTACCCATGGCGTAGGTCATGTAGTTCACGCCGTCCCCTTTCTTAACTTTGAAACCATCGGGGAGAATATCATCTTCTGCTGCATTTTTTCCATCCTGCAATGAGTTTTAATTGGGGTTCTTATAAGAGGAAAGGGTAAACACTTCTGCTTTTTACAAGTCATTAGAATAACATTGGCAAACAGTTTCAAGAGCTAATGCCTAGCACTACCCCGCACCCACTCCCGTTTCACTCTCACATTTCTTGGGTCGAGGGGTTTGCTACTTTGtgttcccttttttttttttcgttggTTGATCAATGAGAAAGTTATTACATTGAGGGAGGCATTTGAGATTTGTACATGATGTATAATCATAGTAAAAGCTGGGATTCATACATGAAGCTTAGCAGTtatatcttttgtgtttaGGAGGAAAAAGTTAAAGGTCATGGAAGGACCATAAGTCCTTTGTGCCTACATATAGTAGCTGCTGGTGACCAAAGGAGATTAGGCTcggtgaaaataaaatagttgtTAGTGACACGAGAAAATACCACAGGAACAGCTGGATACAATCTGAGTGTTTCACTCAGAGCGGCATGAAGATAGTGCATCTTCTCCAAGGCAGCTTCAGTCACCAACTTTGCAAATTCATCAGCACATAAGTTGCCCTGAGCTTCAGTTGCTTCTCTCACATCCAGTGCAGCCTTCTCTTGAATCAAAGGATGTTTACAGAGCATGTAAAAGAACCAAGTCAGTGTGTTCGCAGTCGTATCTTTACCTGCTATGATGAAATTGAGAGTGATGTCTCTCAAATATTTATCAGTCATGCTTTCTGGGTCCTTCTCACTCTCCAGCAAAAACCTTGATAGTATATCTTCTTTTCCCCTCTGCTCTGCAgaaaattttcagaaaatatgtactaaatatagaaaaatgcATCAGtattcaagaaaaaattactCACATCAAGCTCTACATTTTTCATCTGCTCCCTCTTGCAACGAATCAGTTCAAAAATGAAGCTGTCAATGAGTTTGATGTTTCGCTTGAGGGAGGCTTCCATGCCAATGTTGAGATACCGTTTGAGTTCCCAGAATACATCAACGTATCGGCAGTACACAATAAAGTTGGAGTCATCAAAGGCCTTCGTGAACTGATTTCCAAAATCATCCGAACCAGATAGAGAATTTAACTCGACTCCAGACCCGACCTTAAATATTGAATCTAGACTGGACTTCAACAGCACATCCTGCAAAATTCAAGGAAAAGTAAATCCACTAGCGAGTGTGAGTTGTATAAACTTCAGGTGGGCTCGAAATCAAATTCAAGGAATACTGAGTTTGAAGATCCAAGTAGTGATGTATTTCATTTCAGCATATTTCATCTTCGTCAGAGTATGATGACAACACCTCATAACTTCTAATAAGGAGCAGTTAGCTCTTCATTCTAGAACTTCTTTAAAAATGGTTTCCTTAATTTTCATGAACTGCAGTCATTAAACTTCAGAAAGTTGTcaatatatttctatttagaAGTACATCTTTGAAACCACCCAATCAACTATATAACAAGCACAAAGATATCAATTCTAGTAAAATAGAAACCTGCATATCTATAGCCTgttttgctgctgctgcaacagaaaattttgaagttaaCTTTTCAGCATTAGCTCGAAAAACAGCAGAACTGAAATCTCTCAGGATTTTTGTTGAGAATTCATAACTTGCAAGCTTCCTTTGGTGGCGCCATTTATCTCCATCCACCGCAAATATCCCATCACCGAAGAGATCTCTCATCAAATTCCAGTTATAGTCGCCCTGAAATATCATGAcatccaaatttcaaaatcaactGACTAGTAAagcca from Citrus sinensis cultivar Valencia sweet orange chromosome 9, DVS_A1.0, whole genome shotgun sequence carries:
- the LOC102624549 gene encoding alpha-L-fucosidase 1-like, yielding MPKLCCFVCLITILFQLTNLASSKRQQVPTPPLPLSPLPSFSQLKWQQRELIMFLHFGVNTFTDSEWGTGNENPEIFNPLGLDANQWVNTAAEAGVSLMILTAKHHDGFCLWPSKFTEHSVTHSPWKHGRGDVVQELVNAAKARGVDVGLYLSPWDRHDPRYGHDLQYNEYYLAQLQELLTRYGDVREIWFDGAKGSNAPNMSYYFTDWFAMVKELQSSINIFSDAGPDVRWVGNEKGFAGSTCWSTINRTSLSIGNGSIVDYLSTGDAKGTDWLPAECDVSIRKGWFWHKSETPKKLSELLEIYYNSVGRNCVMLLNVPPNTTGLISETDVQRLREFGTAIDTIFSKNLAENCFVKASSQRAGKGGGFGPENVLDDDHLRTYWAPRDGDGISDDHWIEIRAADEGLRFNVIRIQEAIGLGQRIKRHEIFVDGKLVAEGTTVGHKKLHRLENGVIDGHVVRIKIKESRAVPLISSIGLHFDPYWHPNRQSLT
- the LOC102628879 gene encoding cytochrome P450 704C1-like isoform X1; protein product: MFSTMGALLFASPMIFLLWGLFVSASIVSIMFGVLIFLVALFTFKYLLFYIKELISEDQRPPVAGLMLNLLIHFSRLFDYQTSLAKKYRTFRLLQPSCSEIFTTDPVNIEHILKTNFSNYGKGDYNWNLMRDLFGDGIFAVDGDKWRHQRKLASYEFSTKILRDFSSAVFRANAEKLTSKFSVAAAAKQAIDMQDVLLKSSLDSIFKVGSGVELNSLSGSDDFGNQFTKAFDDSNFIVYCRYVDVFWELKRYLNIGMEASLKRNIKLIDSFIFELIRCKREQMKNVELDRGKEDILSRFLLESEKDPESMTDKYLRDITLNFIIAGKDTTANTLTWFFYMLCKHPLIQEKAALDVREATEAQGNLCADEFAKLVTEAALEKMHYLHAALSETLRLYPAVPVDGKNAAEDDILPDGFKVKKGDGVNYMTYAMGRMTYIWGEDAEEFRPERWLVNGVFRSESPYKFAAFQAGPRICPGKEFAYRQMKILAAVLLQFFRFKLVDETKEATYRTMFTLHVDKGLHLYAYPR
- the LOC102628879 gene encoding cytochrome P450 704C1-like isoform X2, with the protein product MRDLFGDGIFAVDGDKWRHQRKLASYEFSTKILRDFSSAVFRANAEKLTSKFSVAAAAKQAIDMQDVLLKSSLDSIFKVGSGVELNSLSGSDDFGNQFTKAFDDSNFIVYCRYVDVFWELKRYLNIGMEASLKRNIKLIDSFIFELIRCKREQMKNVELDRGKEDILSRFLLESEKDPESMTDKYLRDITLNFIIAGKDTTANTLTWFFYMLCKHPLIQEKAALDVREATEAQGNLCADEFAKLVTEAALEKMHYLHAALSETLRLYPAVPVDGKNAAEDDILPDGFKVKKGDGVNYMTYAMGRMTYIWGEDAEEFRPERWLVNGVFRSESPYKFAAFQAGPRICPGKEFAYRQMKILAAVLLQFFRFKLVDETKEATYRTMFTLHVDKGLHLYAYPR